One genomic window of Arachis stenosperma cultivar V10309 chromosome 10, arast.V10309.gnm1.PFL2, whole genome shotgun sequence includes the following:
- the LOC130955563 gene encoding uncharacterized protein LOC130955563 isoform X2, whose product MVAVRFRMMRKELSRLYCMMGFCLSSAGDYDPIPEEMGMRILRIIWNNLEDPLSQTVKQVHLIFDLFLDIQSSLCKSEGSEKINKFLQKIGLDLLSLGSRCKGRYVPLALLTKRLGAKKMLNMSPDLLFDTVQAYVDDDVCCAATSFLKCFLEYLRDECWETDGIEGGYATYRGLCLRPILYGLASGFSKLRSNLNTYALPVLLEVDVDSIFPMLSFISVGPSGDESGLQYPEHVCGNIELNLEQRIAILVSLLKVSRSLALVEGDIDWCENPDEKEQMGVEKHAFVCIKGIHVKILVQWLVNALTHVDESLRVDAAETLFLNPKTASLLSHLELTLMKEGVPLNMRCCSTAFQMKWNSLFRKFFSRVRTALERQLKQGNWIPLEHNHCNKVLSSNGNKELTIKRADDLFHFMRWLSGFLFFSCYPSAPYKRKMMAMDLILTMINTWSMKPSASENFNSSSSGNHLYPYCKGVTSSDSTLLLVGSIVDSWDRLRESSFRILLDFPNPLPGISCEAMLKQVIDWAMKLVCSPRVRESDAGALTLRLIFRKYVLELGCSIEDSFNVIHLSSKSELVNEVNQSGTFRNPVILYMKSMVDWLDAVVRDGEQDLSKACKNSFVHGVLLALRYTFEELEWNSDVALSSIAEMRNLLERLLELIMRITSLSLWVVSADAWYLPEDMDDMGDDDNLLVEIPDDEHEHMPSSENDNNSKPSHAARSSEQIVMVGCWLAMKEVSLLLGTVIRKVPLPSSASSELSESDKPSVNAAGFSSDSVLDLEQLEKIGNHFLEVLLKMKHNGAIDKTRAGFTALCNRLLCSNDPRLCRLTESWMEQLMQRTVAKGQTVDDLLRRSAGIPAAFIALFLSEPEGTPKKLLPRALRWLIDVASGSMLNQIETDCLSGDPCKSNGSMNKNESAHSAERNVSQVSSKIRDEGVIPTVHAFNALRAAFNDTNLATDTSGFAAEALILSIRSFSSQYWEIRNSACLAFTALVRRMIGFLNVHKRESARRAITGLEFFHRYPSLHSFMFNELEVATEFLGPASSGDSVSNQGNNLHPSLCPILILLSRLKPSSIAGETGDNLDPFLFMPWIRRCSTQSNLRVRVLASRALTSLVSNEKLGSVLLNIASVLPCIENPDESATSAKEPCTNNGSYKISFNSIHGILLQLSSLLDINCKNLADNSKKDHIIGELIRVLIPKSFIARPNHCPCPILNETFLKVLDQMLSIARTCQITKHFYPIRNLLLELSAECLDLEANGLPYYDPTVAELREQAAISYFSCLFQASNDEQEVIHSSLKHSLPSSKMLHKHDSENVSASLLDRLIHCLSDLAYEVRLATLKWLLNFLKAADSGGNVYDLSSKDIRDFQLWAEANLHGTLVKILTLEKHHKCKYYILRILVTWNLLQFEKARGGKCTGTTYIGEMDFETLFQFWNDLVSMYKQIRHAKTREILVCCLGVCTKRITMLFASSVLFNEGMEKLVNNEEMLVWLFESIVYFCNMIKLCSSSSEPASMRKATAESLIASGLLEQAALVGSHVVNNHVPSGTSSPGFVKNEAANLYAHQVLDAWFTCIKLLEDEDDSVRLRVSLDVQKCFTSKGLSRSYPSGSVPTQVDRVIRFCFDHLSSIFGHWIDYFDYLCQWVLHAASYVAAPKGDLVRQVFDKEIDNHYEEKLLISQICCSNMESLPTLKSWAHKDEFRSYLHGWRMRFFHQLVWYAEEHLGKEESNVWLGGLGNHKDAFLPLYANLLGFYALSNCIFLVSGNNDAKKLLSDVDMLGRAINPFLRNPLISNLYMLVLHSHEKMITDVADSLFPEMGYDSNWESYNAYFLLG is encoded by the exons ATGGTGGCtgtgaggttcagaatgatgaGGAAAGAACTATCAAGACTATATTGTATGATGGGATTTTGCCTGAGCTCTGCAG GAGACTATGATCCTATTCCTGAGGAAATGGGCATGCGAATACTTAGAATTATTTGGAACAACTTAGAAGATCCTTTAAGTCAAACAGTGAAACAAGTTCATCTCATTTTTGATCTATTCTTAGACATTCAGTCATCTCTTTGTAAGTCAGAGGGTAGTGAGAAAATTAACAAGTTCTTACAGAAGATTGGATTAGATCTTCTTTCCCTGGGGTCACGATGTAAGGGAAGATATGTTCCCTTAGCATTGCTAACCAAGAGGTTGGGAGCAAAGAAAATGTTGAATATGAGCCCTGACCTGCTATTTGATACCGTACAGGCATATGTAGATGATGATGTCTGCTGTGCTGCCACATCATTTCTCAAGTGTTTCCTTGAATATTTGCGTGATGAATGTTGGGAGACTGATGGCATTGAAGGTGGGTATGCTACCTATAGAGGTCTTTGCCTTCGCCCAATTCTTTATGGACTAGCTTCTGGATTCTCAAAACTTCGCTCCAATCTAAATACTTATGCACTTCCAGTTTTACTAGAAGTGGATGTGGATAGTATATTTCCTATGCTTTCATTCATCTCAGTTGGGCCAAGTGGGGATGAAAGTGGACTGCAATATCCCGAGCATGTTTGTGGAAATATAGAATTGAATCTTGAACAGAGAATTGCAATTCTAGTTTCATTGCTCAAGGTATCTAGGTCTCTTGCTTTGGTTGAAGGAGATATTGATTGGTGTGAGAATCCTGACGAAAAGGAACAGATGGGAGTAGAAAAACATGCTTTTGTTTGCATAAAGGGTATACATGTTAAGATCCTTGTTCAGTGGCTAGTAAATGCTTTGACACATGTTGATGAGTCACTACGTGTAGATGCTGCTGAGACTCTTTTCTTAAACCCGAAGACAGCAAGTCTTCTTTCTCATTTAGAGCTAACTCTAATGAAGGAAGGTGTACCTTTGAATATGAGGTGTTGCTCCACTGCTTTTCAGATGAAATGGAACAGCTTGTTTCGTAAGTTCTTCTCTAGGGTTCGAACAGCCCTGGAGAGACAACTAAAGCAAGGAAACTGGATCCCCCTTGAGCATAATCATTGTAACAAAGTTCTTTCTTCAAATGGGAACAAGGAATTGACAATTAAAAGAGCAGATGATCTCTTTCACTTTATGAGGTGGTTGAGtggtttcttatttttttcatgcTATCCTTCTGCCCCTTACAAGAGAAAAATGATGGCAATGGATCTCATCTTGACTATGATAAATACTTGGTCTATGAAGCCATCAGCTAGTGAGAACTTTAACAGTTCTTCCTCAGGAAATCATCTCTATCCTTACTGTAAGGGAGTGACTTCATCTGATTCAACTCTATTGTTAGTTGGCTCAATTGTTGATAGTTGGGACAGGCTGCGTGAGAGTTCATTTCGCATATTACTTGATTTTCCAAACCCACTTCCTGGAATTTCATGTGAAGCCATGCTGAAGCAGGTAATTGACTGGGCTATGAAATTAGTTTGCAGTCCACGTGTAAGGGAAAGTGATGCTGGAGCTCTAACTTTACGGCTTATATTTAGGAAGTATGTACTGGAGCTAGGTTGTTCAATTGAAGATTCATTTAATGTCATCCATTTAAGTTCAAAATCTGAATTGGTAAATGAGGTTAATCAGTCTGGTACATTCAGGAACCCTGTGATACTTTATATGAAATCAATGGTTGATTGGTTGGATGCTGTTGTGAGAGACGGAGAACAAGATCTTTCTAAAGCATGCAAGAACAGCTTTGTTCATGGTGTATTACTAGCTTTACGTTATACTTTTGAGGAATTGGAATGGAATTCTGATGTGGCATTGTCTAGCATAGCAGAGATGAGAAATTTGTTGGAAAGGCTGTTGGAGCTTATAATGCGGATAACTTCGTTGTCACTATGGGTGGTGTCTGCAGATGCTTGGTATCTTCCTGAAGACATGGATGATATGGGTGATGATGATAATCTTTTGGTAGAGATACCAGATGACGAGCATGAACACATGCCTTCATCTGAAAATGATAATAATTCAAAGCCCTCCCATGCTGCCAGATCTTCAGAACAGATTGTTATGGTTGGTTGCTGGTTGGCTATGAAAGAG GTGAGCCTTCTTTTGGGGACTGTCATAAGAAAGGTACCATTGCCAAGTAGTGCTTCTTCAGAGTTATCCGAGTCTGACAAACCTTCTGTTAATGCTGCTGGTTTTTCATCTGATTCTGTGCTTGATTTGGAACAACTTGAAAAAATTGGGAATCACTTTTTAGAAGTCCTATTGAAAATGAAGCACAATGGTGCAATTGACAAGACAAGGGCTGGGTTCACAGCTCTTTGCAATCGCTTACTTTGCTCTAATGACCCAAG ACTTTGTAGATTGACAGAGTCCTGGATGGAACAACTTATGCAAAGAACTGTAGCCAAAGGACAAACGGTGGATGATTTGCTAAGAAGAAGTGCTGGAATACCTGCTGCATTTATTGCTCTATTTCTTTCCGAGCCAGAAGGAACTCCAAAGAAGCTTCTCCCACGAGCATTAAGGTGGCTTATTGATGTAGCTAGTGGGTCTATGCTGAATCAGATAGAAACTGATTGCTTAAGTGGTGACCCTTGCAAGTCAAATGGTTCAATGAACAAAAATGAATCTGCACACTCTGCTGAAAGAAATGTGAGCCAGGTGTCATCAAAGATCAGAGATGAGGGTGTCATTCCTACAGTACATGCATTTAATGCTCTAAGAGCTGCATTCAATGATACTAACTTGGCTACTGATACATCTGGTTTTGCTGCTGAGGCTTTGATTTTGTCTATTCGGTCTTTCTCTTCACAATACTGGGAGATTAGAAATAGTGCTTGCCTGGCTTTTACCGCTTTGGTTCGCCGCATGATTGGATTTCTCAATGTTCATAAACGAGAATCAGCTCGACGTGCAATAACTGGGCTTGAGTTTTTTCATAG GTACCCATCACTGCATTCATTTATGTTCAATGAACTGGAAGTTGCAACAGAGTTTCTGGGCCCTGCATCTTCAGGAGACTCGGTATCGAACCAGGGAAACAATCTGCATCCAAGCTTGTGTCCTATTCTGATTCTTTTATCGAGGCTCAAGCCTTCATCAATAGCTGGTGAAACAGGAGATAATCTAGATCCTTTTCTGTTCATGCCTTGGATTAGGAGATGTTCAACCCAAAGCAACTTACGTGTTCGTGTACTTGCATCTAGAGCTCTAACAAGTCTGGTGTCAAATGAGAAATTGGGATCAGTGCTTCTAAATATTGCTTCTGTGTTGCCCTGCATAGAGAACCCAGACGAATCTGCTACTTCTGCAAAGGAACCATGTACAAATAATGGTTCCTATAAGATTTCTTTCAACTCTATTCATGGAATTCTCTTGCAGTTGAGTTCTCTGTTGGATATAAACTGTAAAAATCTTGCTGATAACTCAAAGAAAGATCATATAATTGGTGAATTGATCCGAGTACTTATACCTAAGTCATTTATTGCAAGACCTAATCATTGCCCTTGCCCGATCCTTAATGAAACATTCTTAAAGGTTCTGGATCAAATGCTTAGCATCGCAAGAACATGCCAAATaacaaaacatttttatcccatTCGCAACCTGCTTTTAGAATTATCTGCGGAATGCTTAGATTTAGAGGCCAATGGATTGCCATATTATGACCCAACAGTTGCTGAACTTCGTGAACAAGCAGCCATTTCCTATTTTAGCTGTTTGTTCCAAGCATCCAATGATGAGCAAGAAGTAATCCATTCGTCACTGAAACATTCTCTTCCCAGTTCAAAAATGTTGCATAAACATGACTCAGAGAACGTTTCTGCCAGTCTTTTGGATAGGTTGATTCACTGCTTGTCGGACTTGGCATATGAAGTCCGACTTGCAACACTGAAATGGCTGCTGAATTTCCTAAAAGCAGCTGATTCTGGAGGTAATGTCTATGATCTTTCTAGTAAGGACATCAGGGATTTTCAGCTTTGGGCTGAAGCAAACCTTCATGGAACATTGGTGAAGATCTTGACATTAGAGAAACACCATAAATGTAAATATTACATCTTGAGGATCCTTGTAACATGGAATTTGCTGCAGTTTGAAAAGGCAAGAGGTGGCAAATGCACCGGCACAACTTATATTGGTGAAATGGACTTTGAGACTCTCTTTCAATTTTGGAATGATTTAGTTTCTATGTACAAGCAAATAAGACATGCGAAGACTCGAGAAATCCTTGTTTGCTGTTTGGGAGTATGTACCAAGAGAATTACCATGCTATTTGCAAGTTCTGTTCTATTTAATGAAGGAATGGAGAAACTTGTAAATAATGAGGAAATGCTTGTCTGGTTGTTTGAATCCATTGTTTACTTTTGTAACATGATTAAACTATGTAGTTCATCATCTGAACCAGCAAGTATGCGCAAGGCAACTGCTGAATCCTTGATAGCGTCTGGTTTGCTTGAGCAGGCTGCACTTGTTGGCTCGCATGTTGTCAATAACCATGTTCCCTCGGGCACTTCATCTCCTGGTTTTGTGAAAAATGAAGCCGCAAATTTGTATGCTCATCAAGTACTGGATGCATGGTTCACATGCATCAAGCTTCTGGAGGATGAAGATGACTCTGTTAGATTGAGAGTTTCTTTAGATGTTCAAAAGTGTTTCACTTCAAAAGGATTAAGCAGGAGCTATCCCTCTGGATCAGTTCCAACCCAAGTAGATAGGGTCATAAGATTCTGTTTTGACCACCTATCTTCCATCTTTGGTCACTGGATTGATTACTTTGATTACCTTTGTCAATGGGTATTACATGCTGCAAGCTATGTAGCAGCACCTAAAGGAGATCTTGTGAGGCAGGTTTTCGACAAGGAGATTGATAATCATTATGAAGAGAAGCTGTTGATCAGCCAAATTTGTTGCTCCAACATGGAAAGCCTACCTACTTTGAAGTCCTGGGCCCACAAAGATGAATTCAGGAGTTATTTACATGGATGGAGGATGAGATTCTTCCATCAACTGGTGTGGTATGCTGAAGAACATCTTGGGAAAGAGGAAAGTAATGTTTGGTTAGGAGGCTTGGGTAACCATAAAGATGCATTTTTGCCCTTGTATGCAAATTTACTTGGTTTCTATGCCCTCTCAAACTGCATTTTCCTCGTGTCTGGAAataatgatgccaaaaagctgTTATCTGATGTGGACATGCTTGGAAGAGCCATTAATCCATTCCTTAGAAACCCTTTAATTTCTAACTTATATATGTTAGTCCTACATTCACATGAGAAAATGATCACTGATGTTGCTGATAGCTTATTCCCTGAGATGGGATATGATTCTAACTGGGAGAGTTATAATGCTTATTTTCTTCTTGGTTAG